The Terriglobales bacterium genome window below encodes:
- a CDS encoding tail fiber protein produces MSEPFLGEIKIISWNFPPKGWTFCNGQLLPINQNQALFSILGTTYGGDGRVTFGLPNLQGRSPVHVGNGIALGELGGETAHTLNISEVPAHNHVPVGSSNSPSSASASGNLWATSTSNLYNSTADSAMNPACVLPTGGSQPHENMSPYLVLNFIIALQGIFPSQN; encoded by the coding sequence ATGTCAGAGCCGTTTTTGGGAGAAATCAAGATTATCAGTTGGAATTTTCCGCCGAAGGGATGGACCTTCTGCAACGGGCAACTCTTGCCCATCAATCAGAACCAGGCATTGTTTTCCATCCTGGGCACTACTTATGGCGGAGATGGAAGAGTAACCTTTGGCTTGCCGAATCTGCAAGGCCGCTCGCCCGTGCATGTAGGCAATGGCATTGCCCTGGGCGAGCTCGGCGGGGAGACCGCGCACACGCTCAACATCTCCGAGGTGCCGGCCCATAACCATGTGCCGGTGGGGTCGTCCAATTCCCCCAGCTCCGCAAGTGCTTCTGGAAATCTCTGGGCGACTTCTACGAGTAATCTGTACAACAGCACCGCTGATTCTGCCATGAACCCGGCCTGCGTGCTACCGACAGGTGGCAGCCAGCCTCACGAAAACATGTCACCGTATTTGGTGTTGAATTTCATCATCGCGCTGCAGGGGATATTCCCCTCGCAGAATTAG
- a CDS encoding EAL domain-containing protein, producing the protein MRMKEPSGLNAILAPGGLTVRFQPVIALNSNGSGRPTLHALESLMRGPKGTNLETAGVLFEYVRLKHEENTVDRACVQTALEGASRLPGNFLISINIHASTLGRDPGFIPFLVSTAEEKGIPLSSLIIEIVEQKPFWEPSLQKALIRLREHSISIALDDVGLGYSNYRMMLDCKPDYFKIDSYVVRGSHEDPYRRAVLGSIAQLASKFNAQVVAEGVEDTLDMESVAEAGIGLTQGYLFAKPLTVEEFIASDWAHSCSSVHCAAPISLPAVS; encoded by the coding sequence ATGCGCATGAAGGAGCCCTCCGGGCTAAATGCAATCCTGGCGCCAGGTGGACTAACCGTAAGATTTCAGCCTGTCATCGCGCTCAATTCTAATGGATCCGGTCGACCCACTCTTCACGCCCTAGAAAGCCTCATGCGTGGGCCTAAAGGCACAAACCTCGAAACCGCAGGTGTGCTTTTCGAATATGTGCGCCTGAAACACGAAGAAAACACTGTGGACCGCGCCTGCGTGCAAACTGCTCTGGAAGGCGCGTCCCGCCTGCCTGGAAACTTCCTCATCTCGATCAATATTCACGCCTCTACTTTGGGACGCGACCCCGGCTTTATTCCTTTCCTTGTAAGTACGGCCGAAGAAAAAGGCATTCCGCTTTCTTCATTGATTATCGAAATCGTGGAACAAAAACCTTTCTGGGAGCCCAGTCTTCAGAAAGCACTCATCCGGCTGCGCGAGCATTCCATCAGCATTGCCCTGGACGATGTTGGACTGGGTTATTCCAACTATCGCATGATGCTCGATTGCAAACCCGACTATTTCAAGATTGATTCCTACGTGGTGCGCGGTTCGCATGAAGACCCTTATCGGAGAGCGGTCCTGGGTTCAATTGCGCAGCTCGCCTCAAAATTTAATGCCCAAGTCGTGGCCGAAGGTGTGGAAGACACCCTGGACATGGAATCGGTGGCGGAGGCCGGAATCGGCCTGACACAAGGCTATTTATTTGCCAAGCCCCTGACCGTGGAAGAATTTATCGCCAGTGATTGGGCGCATTCTTGCTCTTCTGTGCACTGTGCCGCTCCGATTTCCCTGCCTGCTGTTTCCTAA
- a CDS encoding sigma-54 dependent transcriptional regulator, with product MARNRILIVDDESGIRFGIRNFLDAHGFDVTEAENCKSALEIFRSAPSDLVLVDYSLPDGNALELLPRLKEINAALPVVVLTGHGSIDLAVRAIKEGAEQFITKPVELPALLVVLQRVLENQRSRRKEMAGKSRQSRSREINPFIGTSVLIRQLEEEARKVAATESPVLIQGETGAGKSILAGWMHQNSTRTDEAFVDLNCAGLSREFLETELFGHEKGAFTGAVAAKSGLLEVAHKGTVFLDEIGDVDMQVQPKLLKVLEEKRFRRLGEVRDRVVDIRLIAATHQNLRNMVVEKHFREDLFFRISTLPLRTPALRERPEDIPLLAEHMLEGLSLDRGRGEYHLSPEATDAIQHYPWPGNIRELRNVLERAVLLGERNLIQRQDLKLEAAAIPLQPAENTNGGYAADLTLEEVERRHIELVLREEKGRVEAAAKRLGIPRSSLYNMVKRYQIPLSRL from the coding sequence ATGGCCAGAAATCGAATCCTGATCGTGGATGATGAGTCCGGAATCCGTTTTGGCATCCGCAATTTTCTGGATGCTCACGGTTTTGACGTGACCGAGGCGGAAAACTGCAAGTCCGCCCTGGAGATATTCCGAAGTGCGCCTTCCGACCTTGTTCTTGTGGATTATTCCCTTCCCGATGGCAATGCCCTGGAGCTTCTGCCGCGCCTGAAAGAGATCAACGCTGCTCTGCCCGTCGTGGTTTTGACCGGCCATGGAAGCATTGATCTGGCAGTGCGCGCCATTAAAGAGGGAGCTGAACAATTCATCACCAAACCGGTCGAGCTTCCCGCGCTGTTAGTAGTGCTGCAAAGGGTCCTGGAAAATCAGCGCAGCCGCCGCAAAGAAATGGCAGGCAAATCACGCCAGTCGCGCAGCCGGGAAATCAATCCTTTTATCGGCACCAGCGTGTTGATCCGCCAGTTGGAAGAGGAAGCCAGAAAAGTTGCGGCCACTGAGAGTCCGGTATTGATCCAGGGAGAAACCGGCGCCGGAAAGAGCATTCTGGCAGGATGGATGCACCAGAACTCCACCCGCACCGATGAAGCTTTTGTAGACCTGAATTGCGCCGGCTTGAGCCGCGAGTTTCTCGAAACCGAATTGTTTGGGCATGAAAAGGGCGCATTCACCGGCGCCGTTGCAGCCAAGAGCGGGTTGCTGGAAGTTGCGCACAAGGGAACTGTGTTTCTGGATGAAATCGGCGACGTTGATATGCAGGTGCAACCCAAACTCCTCAAAGTCCTGGAAGAAAAACGTTTCCGGCGTCTGGGCGAAGTCCGCGACCGTGTAGTGGATATTCGCCTGATTGCAGCTACTCACCAGAACCTGCGCAACATGGTGGTGGAAAAGCACTTTCGCGAAGACCTGTTCTTCCGCATTAGCACTTTGCCGTTGCGCACACCGGCATTGCGCGAGCGGCCCGAGGACATTCCTTTATTGGCGGAACATATGCTTGAGGGGCTCTCGCTCGATCGAGGACGCGGTGAATACCATCTTTCCCCGGAAGCAACGGATGCCATTCAGCACTACCCCTGGCCGGGAAATATTCGCGAGTTACGCAATGTCCTGGAGCGCGCCGTTCTGCTGGGTGAAAGAAATCTTATTCAACGACAGGACTTGAAACTTGAAGCTGCCGCTATTCCGTTACAGCCGGCAGAAAATACCAATGGCGGCTATGCCGCTGACCTGACGCTGGAAGAGGTAGAGCGGCGGCACATTGAACTTGTTCTCCGCGAAGAAAAAGGGCGGGTAGAAGCTGCCGCCAAACGGCTCGGAATCCCAAGAAGCTCCCTCTATAACATGGTTAAGCGCTATCAGATTCCCCTGTCCAGACTTTAG
- a CDS encoding tail fiber protein, with protein sequence MSQPFIGEIRMFGGNFAPVGWSFCNGAIIPISQNDALFNLIGTTYGGDGQSTFALPNLQSRVPVHVGPGFALGQTGGAETVTLTTSQIPAHSHVPQAFSATGNLSSPANGVWASSSPATDYGDTPPGIAMDPAAIGSAGGSQPHDNMVPFLVINFILSLFGIFPSQT encoded by the coding sequence ATGTCACAACCATTTATAGGTGAAATCCGGATGTTCGGTGGGAACTTCGCCCCCGTAGGTTGGTCTTTCTGCAATGGGGCTATAATACCGATTAGCCAGAATGACGCGCTGTTCAACCTGATTGGTACTACCTATGGCGGCGATGGACAGTCAACCTTCGCGCTGCCTAACCTGCAAAGCCGTGTTCCGGTTCACGTGGGACCGGGCTTCGCCCTGGGTCAAACCGGTGGCGCTGAAACTGTTACCTTGACCACGAGCCAGATACCGGCGCACAGCCACGTGCCGCAGGCGTTTTCCGCTACCGGCAATCTATCCAGTCCTGCCAATGGCGTGTGGGCGTCTTCAAGCCCGGCTACCGACTATGGCGATACTCCTCCCGGCATAGCCATGGATCCGGCTGCAATAGGCTCGGCTGGTGGATCGCAGCCCCACGACAACATGGTCCCGTTCCTGGTGATCAACTTTATTCTTTCGCTCTTTGGCATATTTCCGTCCCAGACTTAA
- a CDS encoding transglutaminase-like domain-containing protein: MASTGNSASPVALAEFTALVNSNIEDERIDLARAALAIARTEYPQLDSDLYLAILQALAQRVRSRLARNPTAPETINVLNTVIFGEEHFRGNVQDYYDPRNSFLNEVLDRKMGIPITLALVYEEVARRIGLPLFGVGMPGHFLLKHYDVDGRQVILDPFHGGSLLTPQECQKRLDQIYSGQMQLQSEFLSCVSRRRWLTRLLNNLKTIYLSSRNFRKALVMADLILAIYPRSPEDVKQRAALRYNLGQMRNALMDFEDYLKMLPEASDADDIRAVILSIRRNLASRN, translated from the coding sequence ATGGCGTCAACTGGAAACAGCGCCTCTCCAGTCGCTTTAGCAGAATTCACTGCGCTCGTGAATAGCAACATTGAAGATGAGCGCATTGACCTGGCACGCGCCGCTCTGGCCATTGCCCGCACAGAATATCCGCAGCTTGACTCTGATCTTTACCTGGCAATCTTGCAGGCGCTGGCGCAGCGGGTACGATCGCGCCTCGCACGCAATCCCACGGCCCCGGAAACCATTAACGTCCTCAATACTGTGATCTTTGGTGAAGAACATTTCCGCGGCAACGTGCAAGATTATTACGATCCCCGCAATTCGTTTTTGAATGAAGTTCTCGACCGCAAGATGGGGATCCCGATAACACTGGCGCTGGTGTACGAAGAAGTGGCGCGACGCATCGGACTGCCGCTGTTCGGGGTGGGGATGCCGGGACACTTTCTGCTCAAGCATTACGATGTGGATGGGCGGCAGGTAATTCTTGATCCTTTTCACGGCGGGTCTTTGCTGACGCCGCAGGAGTGCCAGAAACGGCTGGACCAGATTTATTCCGGCCAGATGCAACTGCAATCGGAATTTCTCTCCTGCGTAAGCCGGCGGCGCTGGCTTACGCGTCTGCTGAATAACCTGAAAACCATTTATCTATCGAGCCGGAATTTCCGCAAGGCGCTGGTCATGGCCGACCTGATCCTGGCGATTTATCCGCGATCGCCGGAAGATGTGAAGCAGCGAGCGGCGCTGCGCTACAACCTCGGACAAATGCGCAATGCTCTCATGGACTTTGAGGATTATTTGAAGATGCTGCCTGAGGCGTCGGATGCGGATGATATCCGGGCAGTGATTCTTTCCATTCGTCGAAATCTGGCAAGCCGGAATTAA
- a CDS encoding SAM-dependent methyltransferase gives MPIDPPSNEPLERDVPLSQSLIWRLQRQFYVQRGLKVWTEDMVPQYITNNPFITEIYARIVFNFLRDCGQLSSQNPLRILELGAGPGKFSYLFLRQLTALLRAANIGLDTVRYCMTDCSESLIEPWRTNSYLAEFVACGILEFELFQVGEETKSQYVSGKASKTGKGPLVLIANYVFDSLPQDAFVIKEGQISEALITTTAPSGGDGTVEALSRLQLAYKNVSLSPNRYPEQSWNDILEHYRSHLPAATVLFPSATLKTLQQLGNITDGRMLVLAADKGYPHEDELLFSQGAPVLEFHAAANCFSQMVNFHAIGKYFQTIGGEAFTPDKHSASLCICAFLQHRSGDHFPATKAAYQEAQAVLGPDDVFTLLAWLNPHMEEMSVPQILSTLRLTRWDPVALLRLFPVLARQLRSVSADRNDLRNAVMRTWANHYPVNPSENVLAFNCGVILLELQFFAEALSMFKTSEQIFAPSAATSYNLGLCSLGLGRSSEALAFMVEACNLDPTFEPAKLSRRKLEAENAETKK, from the coding sequence ATGCCGATTGACCCACCCTCGAACGAGCCTCTGGAACGTGACGTACCGCTCTCCCAGTCCTTGATCTGGCGATTGCAGCGCCAGTTCTATGTTCAGCGCGGCCTCAAAGTCTGGACCGAGGACATGGTTCCCCAGTACATTACCAACAACCCTTTTATCACTGAGATCTATGCCCGTATCGTCTTCAATTTCCTTCGCGACTGTGGCCAGTTGTCATCCCAGAATCCGCTTCGCATTCTGGAACTCGGGGCCGGTCCCGGCAAATTCTCTTATCTGTTTTTGCGCCAGCTTACGGCCTTGTTGCGTGCCGCCAATATCGGTCTCGATACCGTGCGCTATTGCATGACCGATTGTTCGGAAAGCTTGATCGAACCCTGGCGCACAAACAGTTACCTCGCTGAGTTTGTCGCTTGTGGAATCTTGGAATTTGAACTGTTCCAAGTCGGCGAAGAAACCAAATCCCAGTATGTCAGCGGAAAAGCATCAAAAACGGGCAAAGGGCCTCTCGTCCTGATTGCGAACTACGTCTTTGACAGCCTCCCGCAGGATGCCTTTGTCATCAAGGAAGGGCAAATCTCCGAAGCCTTGATAACCACCACCGCCCCCAGCGGCGGAGATGGCACGGTCGAAGCCCTGTCACGCCTGCAGCTCGCATATAAGAATGTCAGCCTGTCGCCGAACCGCTATCCGGAGCAGTCCTGGAATGACATATTGGAGCACTATCGCAGCCATTTGCCTGCTGCCACGGTGTTGTTTCCCTCCGCTACTCTCAAAACCCTGCAGCAGCTAGGAAACATCACCGATGGCAGAATGCTCGTCCTGGCCGCCGACAAAGGATATCCTCACGAAGACGAGTTGCTGTTCTCCCAGGGGGCGCCGGTGCTCGAATTCCACGCTGCCGCCAACTGTTTTTCCCAGATGGTCAACTTCCATGCCATCGGAAAATATTTCCAGACCATCGGAGGAGAGGCATTTACACCCGATAAGCACTCTGCCAGCCTGTGCATCTGTGCCTTCCTTCAGCACAGGTCAGGCGATCACTTCCCAGCAACCAAGGCAGCTTACCAGGAGGCGCAGGCGGTGCTTGGTCCTGACGACGTGTTTACCTTGTTGGCTTGGTTAAATCCTCATATGGAAGAAATGTCGGTGCCCCAGATACTGTCAACCCTCAGGCTCACTCGCTGGGATCCCGTGGCTCTGCTGCGGCTGTTTCCCGTGCTTGCCCGGCAGCTTCGAAGCGTATCCGCCGATCGCAACGACCTCCGCAACGCCGTGATGCGCACCTGGGCCAACCACTATCCGGTGAATCCCAGTGAAAATGTCCTGGCCTTCAACTGTGGAGTTATTTTGCTCGAATTGCAGTTCTTCGCGGAAGCTCTCTCTATGTTCAAGACATCAGAACAGATATTCGCGCCCTCTGCTGCCACCAGTTACAACCTGGGCCTATGTTCTCTGGGGTTGGGACGCTCTTCCGAGGCACTAGCTTTCATGGTGGAGGCCTGCAACCTGGATCCCACCTTCGAGCCAGCCAAACTCTCTCGCCGCAAGCTGGAGGCCGAAAATGCTGAAACCAAAAAATAG
- a CDS encoding proline dehydrogenase family protein, with the protein MLRAFFIGLSQSQSLRSMSEKSSLGRKLSHRFVAGTELEDVLQAAKEVNSAGCSVSMDNLGENVTRIEEAQHTADLYHRLLDEIQARKLDANVSVKLTSLGLDVDEKLARDITHSLVEHATGNNNFVRIDMEGSPYTQRTLDFVHELHGQDRHQGHVGAVIQAYMRRSEKDVERLLQERIRIRLCKGAYKEPPELAFQKMPEVNQNYIRLMKMLLKSGVYHGIATHDEKMIAATLEFAKTEKISSDAFEFQMLYGIRRDLQRKLVQDGWQMRVYIPFGSEWYPYFMRRLAERPANALFVLKNLFK; encoded by the coding sequence TTGTTACGAGCTTTCTTTATTGGACTCTCGCAGAGCCAGTCTTTGCGCTCGATGTCGGAAAAATCATCCCTGGGGCGGAAACTCTCACATCGCTTTGTCGCCGGCACAGAGTTGGAAGACGTGTTGCAGGCCGCCAAAGAGGTCAACAGCGCCGGCTGCTCGGTAAGCATGGATAATCTTGGCGAAAACGTCACCCGCATCGAAGAGGCGCAGCATACTGCCGATCTTTACCATCGCCTTCTGGATGAAATTCAAGCACGCAAGCTCGACGCCAACGTCAGCGTGAAGCTTACCTCCCTGGGCCTGGATGTGGATGAGAAGCTGGCACGCGACATCACTCACAGCCTGGTGGAACATGCCACTGGCAACAACAACTTTGTGCGTATAGATATGGAGGGTTCACCCTATACGCAGCGCACATTGGATTTCGTTCATGAGTTGCACGGCCAGGACAGACACCAGGGCCACGTCGGCGCCGTCATTCAAGCTTATATGCGCCGCAGTGAAAAAGATGTTGAACGGTTGCTGCAGGAGAGAATTCGGATCCGGTTGTGCAAGGGAGCTTACAAGGAGCCACCGGAGCTGGCTTTCCAGAAGATGCCGGAGGTCAACCAGAACTACATACGGCTCATGAAGATGCTGCTCAAGAGCGGCGTCTATCACGGCATCGCCACGCACGACGAGAAGATGATTGCAGCGACATTGGAGTTCGCCAAAACCGAAAAGATTTCATCCGATGCTTTTGAGTTCCAGATGCTCTATGGAATCCGGCGCGATCTGCAGCGCAAGCTTGTCCAGGATGGCTGGCAGATGCGCGTGTATATCCCCTTTGGGTCGGAGTGGTATCCATATTTCATGCGGCGTTTGGCGGAGCGCCCCGCCAATGCTCTCTTTGTTCTGAAGAACCTGTTCAAATAG
- a CDS encoding tail fiber protein, producing MSNPFLAEIRIFTGNFAPKGWALCDGQLMPISQNTALFSLLGTTYGGDGKSNFAIPNLQGCAPMQAGQGPGLSLRDLGETSGEQAVTLLQTEMPAHSHTAQATGTPNQPSPTNNAWASGQKGFGNLYTSSSPQNVQMNPFGTSIAGGNLPHNNMPPFLGLTFILALQGVFPARS from the coding sequence ATGTCAAATCCATTTCTAGCGGAAATCAGAATCTTTACGGGAAACTTCGCGCCCAAAGGCTGGGCTTTATGTGACGGCCAACTCATGCCGATTAGCCAGAACACCGCCTTGTTTTCGCTGCTGGGTACAACGTATGGGGGGGACGGCAAGAGTAACTTTGCTATACCAAATCTTCAGGGTTGCGCGCCCATGCAGGCCGGGCAAGGACCAGGCTTGAGCTTGCGTGATCTGGGCGAGACCAGCGGTGAACAGGCCGTTACGCTGCTTCAGACCGAGATGCCCGCGCATAGCCACACGGCGCAGGCCACCGGTACGCCTAACCAGCCAAGCCCTACAAACAACGCCTGGGCGTCGGGGCAGAAAGGGTTCGGAAATCTCTATACATCTTCCAGCCCGCAGAATGTGCAGATGAACCCGTTTGGCACGTCGATCGCCGGCGGCAATCTACCCCACAACAACATGCCGCCCTTTCTCGGCCTGACATTTATCCTCGCGCTGCAGGGAGTCTTTCCGGCGCGAAGCTGA
- a CDS encoding response regulator produces MPRKILVVDDEEPILFAMREYFTTCGYEVDCARELEEAEALISNMHYALVIADMRLTGIQAAEGLELVAFVRQRCFSARVIIMTAYGTAEMEGEAWRLGVDFFLHKPQPLPEVAQIVESLLENEVCA; encoded by the coding sequence ATGCCCCGGAAGATATTAGTCGTTGATGATGAAGAACCGATCCTGTTTGCCATGCGTGAGTACTTCACCACGTGTGGATACGAGGTGGATTGCGCCCGGGAGCTCGAAGAAGCCGAGGCCCTAATCTCAAACATGCATTACGCCCTGGTGATCGCCGACATGCGATTGACCGGCATCCAGGCGGCGGAAGGCCTGGAATTAGTTGCTTTTGTGCGCCAACGCTGTTTTTCGGCGCGCGTTATCATCATGACCGCTTATGGCACTGCTGAAATGGAAGGCGAAGCTTGGCGGTTGGGAGTTGATTTTTTCCTGCACAAGCCACAACCGCTTCCCGAAGTCGCGCAGATTGTCGAGAGCCTACTAGAGAATGAAGTATGCGCATGA